In Ancalomicrobiaceae bacterium S20, the following proteins share a genomic window:
- a CDS encoding Rrf2 family transcriptional regulator, whose protein sequence is MWLNQRTVDAIRIMAALAEAMPGHVTANKLAAITMITPRNVQKTANILVQAGFILATRGRHGGLRIARPAATIFVSEIARAFEPADCPVSFLPTSAPDDRLSHLIFSAHRAFFRSLETTALADLVGAKAP, encoded by the coding sequence ATGTGGCTCAACCAACGCACCGTCGACGCCATCAGGATCATGGCCGCCTTGGCCGAGGCGATGCCGGGGCACGTGACGGCCAACAAGCTTGCGGCGATCACCATGATCACGCCGCGCAACGTCCAGAAGACCGCCAACATCCTGGTCCAGGCGGGCTTCATCCTGGCGACCCGCGGCCGCCACGGCGGCCTGCGCATCGCGCGGCCGGCGGCGACCATCTTCGTCAGCGAGATCGCCCGCGCCTTCGAGCCGGCCGATTGCCCGGTCAGCTTCCTGCCGACCTCCGCGCCCGACGACCGCCTGTCGCATCTGATCTTCTCGGCGCACCGCGCCTTTTTCCGCTCGTTGGAGACGACCGCGCTCGCCGATCTCGTCGGCGCCAAGGCGCCCTGA
- a CDS encoding hemin uptake protein HemP: MRDDKAMETIEVPAAADASAGPPVVDAADLLGETRQILIAHRGEHYRLRITSNDKLILTK; encoded by the coding sequence ATGCGAGACGACAAGGCCATGGAGACGATCGAGGTGCCGGCGGCGGCCGATGCGTCGGCAGGGCCGCCGGTGGTCGATGCGGCCGACCTGCTCGGCGAGACCCGGCAGATCCTGATAGCCCATCGCGGCGAGCACTACCGGCTGCGGATCACGTCCAACGACAAGCTGATCCTGACGAAGTGA
- a CDS encoding TonB-dependent siderophore receptor, with protein MSTSKVPASLRAFSNRSVNRGVEARVTGAAGAGLITAAALAGTLATSEAMAQSASAATGAMPALTVEAQAEPRKKKTVAKPAKAKATAPSAASAAPAGAAAAAGPSSAKAQGAAAPGSNPYADPSAPYKVDRSASSKLPKPILDTPRTVTTIPKEVIEDKGATSFRDLARTTPGLTLGTGEGGNAFGDRVFIRGFDARNDVYVDGVRDSGVNIRENFNTEQVEILKGPSATIGGRGTSGGAIDVVTKQPSFVDFTNAAVTIGTDLTKRTTLDVNKVISPELAVRANGMIQGAHVAGRDYVTDDRWGGAFAATYRPSEIFKLTVDYFHADIDQMPDWGVPFNATTKLPFTESGVNRNNFYGQPNRDFQRARQDVATAKAEVQITDWLTASNKLRYGFSTLDYVASAPGNVNTSAANPANWTVTSGAKSRYQQNQVLADQAELTAKFDTFGAKHTLVGGAEFSTERVSRDTYQALATESFGTSNLAGATLSLWNPNGAAIPWNSTFKRTGTPTIVGIDTASGYVLDTVELFEKLILTGGARVDDYDIKARSLSSSGAVTSQLGRHDTMFNYNLGVTYKVVPSFALYAAYGTSTNPVGAELDAGGADYGGITAANAVLGPEKNKSYEAGAKWEVFERHLLLTASLFQNEKTAARETVGATVQATGAYRVRGVEIGATGNITDRWSVYGGAVFMDSDVTRSATASNVGRQLANIAHESFNLLTKYRLTDELSIGGQATYKSKIYGGTFAANDNVLPSSWRFDVFADYEINKNFSVKASVLNLTNETIYDAFYRSAVPYVYVAPGRSAYLTLNVKY; from the coding sequence ATGTCTACGAGCAAGGTGCCCGCATCGCTGCGGGCTTTTTCCAATCGTTCGGTCAATCGAGGCGTCGAGGCGCGCGTGACGGGCGCCGCGGGCGCCGGGCTGATCACCGCTGCCGCGCTCGCCGGCACGCTGGCGACCAGCGAGGCGATGGCGCAATCCGCCTCGGCCGCGACCGGCGCCATGCCGGCGCTGACCGTCGAGGCGCAGGCCGAGCCGCGCAAGAAGAAGACGGTCGCCAAGCCGGCGAAGGCCAAGGCGACCGCACCGAGCGCCGCCAGCGCCGCGCCGGCCGGCGCCGCGGCTGCCGCCGGACCGTCGAGCGCCAAGGCGCAGGGCGCGGCCGCGCCGGGCTCGAACCCTTACGCGGATCCCTCCGCGCCCTACAAGGTCGACCGGTCGGCCTCGTCGAAGCTGCCGAAGCCGATCCTCGATACGCCGCGCACGGTCACGACGATCCCCAAGGAGGTGATCGAGGACAAGGGCGCGACCTCGTTCCGCGACCTCGCCCGCACCACGCCGGGCCTGACGCTCGGCACCGGCGAGGGCGGCAACGCCTTCGGTGATCGCGTGTTCATCCGCGGCTTCGACGCGCGCAACGACGTCTATGTCGACGGCGTGCGCGACTCCGGCGTCAACATCCGCGAGAACTTCAACACCGAGCAGGTCGAGATCCTGAAGGGCCCGTCCGCCACGATCGGCGGCCGCGGCACCTCGGGCGGCGCGATCGACGTCGTGACCAAGCAGCCGTCCTTCGTCGACTTCACCAACGCGGCGGTGACGATCGGCACCGACCTGACCAAGCGCACGACGCTCGACGTCAACAAGGTCATCTCGCCGGAACTGGCGGTGCGCGCCAACGGCATGATCCAGGGCGCGCATGTCGCCGGCCGCGACTACGTCACCGACGATCGCTGGGGCGGCGCCTTCGCGGCGACCTATCGGCCGAGCGAGATCTTCAAGCTGACGGTCGACTATTTCCACGCCGACATCGACCAGATGCCGGACTGGGGCGTGCCGTTCAACGCGACGACCAAGCTGCCGTTCACCGAATCCGGCGTCAATCGCAACAACTTCTACGGCCAGCCGAACCGCGACTTCCAGCGCGCGCGCCAGGATGTCGCGACCGCCAAGGCCGAGGTGCAGATCACCGACTGGCTGACCGCGTCGAACAAGCTGCGCTACGGTTTCTCGACGCTCGACTACGTCGCCTCGGCGCCGGGCAACGTCAACACGTCCGCCGCCAATCCGGCCAACTGGACCGTGACCTCGGGCGCCAAGAGCCGCTACCAGCAGAACCAGGTGCTCGCCGACCAGGCCGAGCTGACCGCGAAGTTCGACACGTTCGGGGCCAAGCACACGCTGGTCGGCGGCGCCGAATTCTCGACCGAGCGCGTGTCGCGCGACACCTACCAGGCGCTGGCGACCGAGTCGTTCGGCACCTCGAACCTCGCCGGCGCGACGCTGAGCCTGTGGAACCCGAACGGCGCGGCGATCCCCTGGAACTCGACGTTCAAGCGCACCGGTACGCCGACCATCGTCGGTATCGATACCGCGAGCGGCTATGTGCTCGATACGGTCGAGCTGTTCGAGAAGCTGATCCTGACCGGCGGCGCGCGCGTCGATGACTACGACATCAAGGCGCGCTCGCTGTCGAGCAGCGGGGCGGTGACGAGCCAGCTCGGCCGCCACGATACAATGTTCAACTACAATCTCGGCGTCACCTACAAGGTCGTCCCGAGCTTCGCGCTCTATGCCGCCTACGGCACCTCGACCAACCCGGTCGGTGCCGAACTCGACGCCGGCGGCGCCGACTACGGCGGCATCACCGCCGCCAATGCGGTGCTCGGACCCGAGAAGAACAAGAGCTATGAGGCCGGCGCCAAGTGGGAGGTGTTCGAACGCCACCTGCTGCTCACCGCCTCGCTGTTCCAGAACGAGAAGACCGCCGCGCGCGAGACCGTCGGCGCGACCGTGCAGGCGACCGGCGCCTATCGGGTGCGCGGCGTCGAGATCGGCGCGACCGGCAACATCACCGATCGCTGGAGCGTCTACGGCGGCGCGGTGTTCATGGACAGCGACGTGACCCGCTCGGCGACCGCGTCGAACGTCGGTCGCCAGCTCGCCAACATCGCGCACGAGTCGTTCAACCTGCTGACCAAGTATCGCCTGACCGACGAGCTCTCGATCGGCGGCCAGG